A window of the Ignavibacteriota bacterium genome harbors these coding sequences:
- a CDS encoding M48 family metalloprotease: MPSMQEQILEKFKLEFPKSYYFIYPKLKKIIYNEESNEIVFSKILNESKLVHDLITTNVKINIFKYHDKETFANIFTIPGAINEKLLSDNSLSNSINLTKNLMNMKLKMFKKENKIFLISNINNVLLPIFVNHVPFKLLTFEERFSIYLHEIGHWVNYKTYLPSQLLFMINTLSRNYILIPSLILLYTLTNDITIPFIVILFFFITTVLLNVMYIINEFDSDKIVKDMGYGFQFSNALNKIEYLNLEIKNKKSVIDISKKIKILFSLIHPILLSVESTHPDSKTRVQLLMSESLNENLNLLYDNFNNRYVNNLRTDLMYENIDYNNVLNLFEEVIPELDNFIYLNHKQVFKF, from the coding sequence ATGCCATCAATGCAAGAACAAATATTAGAAAAATTTAAATTAGAATTTCCCAAATCATATTATTTTATTTATCCTAAATTAAAAAAAATTATATATAATGAAGAAAGTAACGAAATAGTATTTAGTAAAATATTGAATGAAAGTAAATTAGTTCATGATTTAATAACTACAAATGTTAAAATAAATATATTTAAATATCATGATAAAGAGACATTTGCTAATATATTTACTATTCCTGGGGCAATTAACGAAAAATTATTATCAGATAATTCATTATCTAATTCAATAAATTTGACTAAAAATTTAATGAATATGAAATTGAAAATGTTTAAAAAAGAAAATAAGATCTTTCTTATATCTAATATAAATAACGTATTGTTACCAATATTTGTAAATCATGTTCCATTCAAATTATTGACTTTTGAAGAAAGATTTAGTATTTATCTTCATGAAATAGGACATTGGGTGAATTATAAAACATATCTTCCTAGTCAATTATTATTTATGATTAATACACTATCTAGAAATTATATATTAATTCCATCATTAATATTATTATATACATTAACCAACGATATTACTATTCCATTTATAGTTATATTATTTTTTTTCATAACTACAGTTTTATTAAATGTAATGTATATAATAAATGAATTTGATTCCGATAAGATAGTTAAAGATATGGGTTATGGTTTTCAATTTTCTAATGCATTAAATAAAATAGAATATTTAAATCTCGAAATTAAAAATAAAAAATCAGTTATTGATATTAGTAAAAAAATAAAAATACTATTTTCTTTAATTCATCCAATTTTATTAAGTGTAGAATCCACACATCCAGATTCTAAAACTAGAGTTCAATTGTTAATGTCGGAATCTTTAAATGAAAATCTTAATTTATTATATGATAATTTTAATAATCGATATGTTAATAATTTAAGAACTGATTTAATGTATGAGAATATTGATTATAATAATGTATTGAATTTATTTGAAGAAGTAATTCCAGAGTTAGATAATTTCATTTATTTAAATCATAAACAAGTATTTAAATTTTGA
- a CDS encoding DEAD/DEAH box helicase, with protein MWSIINKKDYNTYFNTYYSTFNELDNNFILKENDKFFFLPRRFFYNYPHETLKLIKDDKFISKPINLSFTSSLRKEQNGLMEVIKREFAANGIINGIIKARPGFGKTVCSAYIAAEIIKKKTLIILDNTKLAEQWKSAFLEFTNISEENIGIIKGSKFNAKDITITMVQTLLSKIKNDDTEFYDNIRNEGFGLVIFDETHKTSAATKFATSSLLLNTENILGLSATPFGDDLHQLFMKNIIGDIIYESESYDLKPNVYFVHYKSGLSNMYFNRLTQTNDYIKQMAFYNSIIYKSSKYLEVISIISKKVLDSNRKGIIIVQTIRQLEYIIEYLKNKNITAVPLMSEKQDIDKEKDNLIVATYKMASHGFDFAELSCLILASPLKGQISLIQTIGRILRLYENKKQPLVFDLIDIDFDNIFSRNIERKKSIIQREFGNCDFTIINV; from the coding sequence ATGTGGTCAATAATCAATAAAAAAGATTATAATACTTATTTTAATACTTATTATTCTACTTTTAATGAATTAGATAATAATTTTATATTAAAAGAAAATGATAAATTCTTCTTTTTGCCTAGAAGATTCTTTTATAATTATCCCCATGAAACATTAAAATTAATAAAAGATGATAAATTCATTTCTAAACCTATAAATTTATCATTTACTTCTTCATTAAGAAAAGAACAAAATGGATTAATGGAAGTAATAAAAAGGGAATTCGCCGCCAACGGTATTATAAATGGAATAATTAAAGCAAGACCTGGATTTGGAAAAACGGTATGTTCTGCTTATATTGCCGCTGAAATTATAAAAAAGAAAACATTAATAATATTAGATAATACAAAATTAGCAGAACAATGGAAATCTGCATTTCTAGAATTTACCAATATATCTGAAGAAAATATAGGAATTATTAAAGGAAGTAAGTTTAATGCTAAAGATATAACAATAACAATGGTTCAGACATTATTAAGTAAGATAAAAAATGATGATACTGAATTTTATGATAATATTAGAAATGAAGGATTTGGTTTAGTAATCTTTGATGAAACACATAAAACATCCGCAGCTACTAAATTCGCTACTAGTTCATTATTATTAAATACTGAAAATATTTTAGGTTTATCTGCTACTCCATTTGGTGACGATCTTCATCAATTATTTATGAAGAATATCATTGGAGATATAATATATGAAAGTGAAAGTTATGATTTAAAACCAAATGTTTATTTTGTTCATTATAAATCTGGATTGAGTAATATGTATTTTAATAGATTAACACAAACAAATGATTATATTAAACAAATGGCTTTTTATAATTCTATCATTTATAAATCAAGTAAATATTTAGAAGTTATTTCTATTATAAGCAAAAAAGTTTTAGATTCTAATAGAAAAGGAATTATTATTGTTCAAACTATTAGGCAATTAGAATATATAATTGAGTATTTAAAAAATAAAAATATTACCGCTGTCCCTTTAATGTCTGAAAAACAAGATATAGATAAAGAAAAAGATAATTTAATAGTAGCTACATATAAAATGGCATCTCATGGATTTGATTTTGCTGAATTATCTTGTTTAATTTTAGCAAGTCCATTAAAAGGGCAAATTTCTTTAATTCAGACAATTGGTAGAATTTTAAGATTATATGAAAATAAAAAACAACCATTAGTTTTTGATCTTATAGATATCGATTTTGATAATATATTCTCTAGAAATATTGAGAGAAAAAAATCCATAATCCAAAGGGAATTCGGAAATTGCGATTTTACAATTATAAATGTCTAA